One Corynebacterium efficiens YS-314 DNA segment encodes these proteins:
- a CDS encoding ABC transporter permease, which produces MTTAQILRRIGQAVVVLLVTFVLAFILLSALPGDAVSARYASPDLGLSPAQLQDIRESYGADQPLIVQFFLALGGFLTGDFGYSVQYGTPVSTMIAEAFPGTLTLAVLAFSLAVVLALGIAILATLDRFAWLRAFFNALPPFFVSLPSFWLGIMLIQVVSFRLGWVPVIGASTGQALILPTITLAIPIAAPLAQVLIRSIEEVKNQPFIAAVRARGASEMWVFFRNVLRNALLPTLTMAGILFGELVGGAVVTETVFGRAGIGAMTVNAVANRDTPVMLAIVVIAAAIYVLINLIVDLLYPVLDARLRHRERA; this is translated from the coding sequence ATGACCACCGCACAGATTCTGCGCCGCATCGGTCAGGCGGTGGTGGTGCTTCTTGTCACCTTCGTCCTGGCTTTCATCCTGCTGTCCGCACTGCCGGGCGATGCCGTCAGCGCACGCTACGCCAGCCCCGATCTCGGTCTGTCACCTGCCCAGCTGCAGGACATCAGGGAATCCTACGGTGCCGATCAACCACTGATCGTCCAGTTCTTCCTGGCGCTGGGAGGCTTCCTCACCGGTGACTTCGGGTACTCCGTCCAGTACGGCACCCCGGTGTCCACCATGATCGCCGAGGCCTTCCCCGGCACCCTCACCCTCGCCGTCCTGGCGTTCAGCCTCGCGGTGGTCCTCGCCCTGGGGATCGCCATCCTGGCCACCCTGGACCGGTTCGCCTGGCTGCGTGCCTTCTTCAACGCCCTGCCACCGTTCTTCGTCTCCCTGCCCAGCTTCTGGCTCGGCATCATGCTCATCCAGGTGGTGTCCTTCCGCCTGGGGTGGGTCCCGGTCATCGGTGCCAGCACCGGCCAGGCCCTGATCCTGCCGACCATCACCCTGGCCATTCCGATCGCAGCCCCGCTGGCCCAGGTGCTCATCCGCTCCATCGAAGAGGTGAAGAACCAGCCGTTCATCGCCGCGGTGCGGGCACGTGGTGCCAGTGAGATGTGGGTCTTCTTCCGCAATGTGCTCCGCAACGCCCTGCTGCCCACCCTGACCATGGCGGGCATCCTCTTCGGCGAACTCGTCGGCGGTGCCGTGGTCACCGAGACCGTCTTCGGTCGCGCCGGCATCGGAGCCATGACGGTCAACGCCGTGGCCAACCGTGACACCCCGGTCATGCTGGCCATCGTCGTCATCGCCGCCGCCATCTACGTCCTGATCAACCTCATCGTCGACCTGCTCTACCCGGTCCTCGATGCACGTCTGCGCCACAGGGAGAGGGCATAA
- a CDS encoding SDR family oxidoreductase produces the protein MSEAVAVVTGATGGMGVEIVRDLARDHRVYALGRNAGVLAQLEGIDNVVAVETDIVSDLLGDNGAGIPQLPDLRRVDVLVHAAAIAHNRSVESATVRDWHDHLDLNVVVPAELTRQLLPALRAAQGQIVFINSGAGTGAHPGNTIYSASKHALRGLADALRREESVAGVRVSTVSPGPTDTPMLRGLVEDKGGEYRPEWYIEPVEVARAIRFVVDAGETTQITNVDVRPRVELADRN, from the coding sequence ATGAGTGAAGCAGTGGCAGTGGTTACCGGGGCGACCGGTGGAATGGGCGTGGAGATTGTCCGTGATTTAGCCCGTGACCACAGGGTTTATGCGCTCGGTCGTAATGCCGGGGTGCTCGCACAGCTGGAGGGGATCGACAATGTCGTGGCGGTGGAGACCGATATCGTCTCCGATCTCCTCGGTGACAACGGGGCTGGAATCCCCCAGCTGCCCGACCTCCGGCGTGTGGATGTCCTCGTCCACGCCGCGGCGATCGCCCACAACCGGAGTGTGGAATCCGCCACGGTGCGGGACTGGCACGATCACCTGGATCTCAATGTGGTGGTGCCCGCGGAACTGACCCGCCAGCTGCTGCCGGCGCTGCGTGCGGCACAGGGACAGATCGTGTTCATCAACTCCGGTGCCGGCACCGGTGCCCATCCGGGCAACACCATCTACTCAGCGAGCAAGCATGCCCTGCGGGGCCTGGCCGATGCGCTGCGCAGGGAGGAATCCGTCGCCGGGGTACGGGTCTCCACCGTCAGCCCCGGACCGACCGACACCCCCATGCTGCGGGGCCTGGTGGAGGACAAGGGTGGTGAGTACCGGCCCGAGTGGTATATCGAGCCGGTGGAGGTGGCCCGCGCGATCCGCTTTGTGGTGGATGCGGGGGAGACCACCCAGATCACCAATGTGGATGTGCGTCCCCGGGTGGAGCTGGCCGACAGGAACTAA
- a CDS encoding TetR/AcrR family transcriptional regulator, with product MPSENSQPAASPVTGSTGRRPGRPTQRILTVESIIDRTFTIAGQEGFAAVTMNRLAREMGVTPRALYNHVANRQEIIDRVWIRFTDALEVPDLDPENWRDSFHELWGSLRQQFRKHPRLLLVAQDETITTSATSPIGIGLVEKSLQFFVDIGLTLRQAIVIREMLMADLFNFALNADYNYDRRDEDTRAETFRPVPQAWLDEEPDVDAPLTRKAVDEAVTTSDELFSYIVEARIAYVEKVLEGRTEL from the coding sequence ATGCCAAGCGAAAACTCACAACCCGCTGCATCCCCCGTCACCGGTTCCACAGGTCGTCGCCCGGGACGGCCAACACAACGAATCCTCACTGTTGAGTCCATCATCGACCGTACCTTCACCATCGCCGGCCAGGAGGGCTTCGCGGCCGTCACCATGAACCGTCTCGCCCGCGAGATGGGCGTGACCCCCAGGGCCCTGTACAACCACGTGGCCAACCGTCAGGAGATCATCGACCGCGTCTGGATACGGTTCACCGACGCGCTCGAGGTACCCGATCTGGACCCCGAGAACTGGCGTGACTCCTTCCACGAGCTGTGGGGATCACTGCGGCAGCAGTTCCGCAAGCACCCGCGCCTGTTGCTCGTCGCCCAGGACGAGACGATCACCACCTCTGCGACCTCCCCCATCGGTATCGGCCTGGTGGAGAAGAGCCTACAGTTCTTCGTCGATATCGGGTTGACCCTGCGGCAGGCCATCGTGATCCGCGAGATGCTCATGGCGGACCTGTTCAACTTCGCCCTCAACGCGGACTACAACTACGACCGTCGGGATGAAGACACCCGAGCGGAGACCTTCCGGCCGGTCCCCCAGGCGTGGCTAGATGAGGAACCCGATGTGGATGCGCCTCTGACCCGGAAGGCAGTCGACGAGGCCGTCACCACCTCCGACGAACTGTTCAGCTACATCGTGGAGGCCCGCATCGCCTATGTGGAGAAGGTCCTCGAAGGACGGACCGAGCTGTAG
- a CDS encoding aspartate aminotransferase family protein, whose product MSAAPTGYTNFNGDFIEFGSPEALAEEARTTALDRDHVFHSWSAQDKITPKAWATADGAILYDYEGRAFIDMGSQLVSANLGHNHPALVEAIRTQAGRITNLNPAFANDIRSELAGQIIACAQGEFSHVFFTNGGADAIEHAIRMARLHTGRNKILSAYRSYHGATGSAMMLTGEHRRLGNPTTDGDIYHFWAPFLYRSSFFAENEEQECERALTHLAETIAFEGPGMIAAIVIEPVVGSSGIIVPPAGYLAGVRELCDQHGILLIADEVMVGLGRTGKFFAYEHAGADVEPDMITFAKGINAGYAPLGGVVMTRAIRDTFDAQAYSGGLTYSGHPLAVAPALAALKVYEDEKIFERVASLGENLIGPRLAEIGQKYAAVGDVRGIGFFWALEFVSDAQAKTPAGADAMAAGAAALKEHGVWPMVSGHRFHIAPPLITTETQLEQLLEAIDVAAAAVDAEIFALAR is encoded by the coding sequence ATGTCCGCAGCCCCCACCGGGTACACCAATTTCAACGGCGATTTCATTGAATTCGGTTCGCCCGAGGCCCTCGCGGAGGAGGCCCGCACCACCGCACTGGACAGGGACCACGTCTTCCACTCCTGGTCCGCCCAGGACAAGATCACCCCGAAAGCCTGGGCCACCGCGGATGGTGCGATTCTCTATGACTATGAGGGCAGGGCCTTCATCGACATGGGATCCCAGCTGGTCAGCGCCAACCTGGGCCACAACCACCCGGCGCTGGTGGAGGCGATCCGCACCCAGGCCGGTCGCATCACCAACCTCAACCCGGCGTTCGCCAATGACATCCGCTCCGAGCTGGCCGGGCAGATTATCGCGTGCGCGCAGGGGGAGTTCTCCCACGTGTTCTTCACCAACGGTGGTGCCGACGCCATCGAACACGCCATCCGCATGGCCCGCCTGCACACCGGCCGCAACAAGATCCTCTCCGCCTACCGCAGCTACCACGGCGCGACCGGATCCGCGATGATGCTCACCGGTGAGCACCGTCGTCTGGGCAACCCCACCACCGACGGTGACATCTACCACTTCTGGGCACCATTCCTCTACCGCTCCTCCTTCTTCGCAGAGAACGAGGAACAGGAGTGTGAGCGCGCCCTGACCCACCTCGCGGAGACCATCGCCTTCGAGGGGCCGGGCATGATCGCAGCCATCGTCATCGAACCGGTTGTCGGTTCCTCCGGCATCATCGTCCCGCCGGCCGGGTACCTCGCAGGTGTCCGTGAGCTGTGTGACCAGCACGGCATCCTGCTCATCGCCGATGAGGTCATGGTGGGTCTGGGCCGCACCGGCAAATTCTTCGCCTATGAGCACGCCGGGGCGGATGTCGAGCCGGACATGATCACCTTCGCCAAGGGCATCAACGCCGGTTACGCCCCGCTCGGTGGTGTGGTGATGACCCGCGCCATCCGTGACACCTTCGACGCCCAGGCCTACTCCGGTGGCCTGACCTACTCCGGTCATCCCCTGGCGGTGGCCCCGGCACTGGCCGCACTGAAGGTCTATGAGGATGAGAAGATCTTCGAGCGGGTGGCCTCCCTGGGCGAGAACCTCATCGGTCCCCGCCTGGCGGAGATCGGGCAGAAATACGCCGCCGTGGGTGATGTGCGGGGCATCGGCTTCTTCTGGGCCCTGGAGTTCGTCAGCGACGCGCAGGCCAAGACCCCCGCCGGCGCCGATGCCATGGCCGCCGGTGCCGCCGCACTCAAGGAACACGGCGTGTGGCCGATGGTCTCCGGACACCGCTTCCACATCGCACCCCCGTTGATCACCACCGAGACCCAGCTGGAGCAGCTGCTGGAGGCCATCGATGTGGCGGCTGCCGCGGTGGATGCGGAGATCTTCGCCCTGGCGCGTTAG
- a CDS encoding sensor histidine kinase — protein sequence MGTSRLVPTSRFPGTPALTAAFALLAFLIFALQWFPEEPTWSGIELILFLSIASSLPLSVHFPRATAIMLAIAYLGVLAADARPGLLFLIAPCVVGVLAFRRHWWWALLPLATAMLSGFHQPSEGRFVVDVESFLIGFLMFLLPLGGGSWFGAVARSREAEQRRIRERREELSHALHDDIATRLSSVIVQLEAAGIRSANSNPALVADLTDSALAVRTTLASLRMLIDNLSSPVDAVADTGRTSLVPLLMHGADSLRRQGFDVNCDIRSGSTTGLPLISASLDKVLGEALANVAKHGDPEEQVRIVADCSPRRTEITIENSYTDEEARTGSNRLGIETMQRHLAADRGDLHISDSGRVWTVVISIPTT from the coding sequence ATGGGCACGTCCCGGCTCGTTCCCACGTCCCGGTTTCCGGGCACGCCAGCGCTCACGGCGGCTTTCGCCCTCCTCGCCTTCCTCATTTTCGCCCTCCAATGGTTCCCGGAAGAACCCACGTGGTCGGGCATCGAGTTGATCCTGTTCCTCTCCATCGCGAGTTCCCTCCCGCTGTCCGTCCATTTCCCCCGGGCTACCGCAATCATGCTGGCGATTGCCTATCTCGGCGTGCTGGCCGCCGATGCCCGACCGGGTCTGTTGTTCCTCATCGCGCCCTGTGTGGTGGGGGTCCTTGCTTTTCGACGCCACTGGTGGTGGGCCCTCCTCCCACTGGCCACGGCCATGCTGTCCGGTTTCCATCAACCGTCTGAAGGCCGGTTCGTTGTCGATGTCGAATCCTTTCTCATCGGGTTCCTGATGTTCCTTCTTCCCCTCGGTGGTGGCAGCTGGTTCGGTGCCGTAGCCCGTTCCCGGGAAGCGGAACAGAGAAGAATCCGGGAGAGGAGGGAGGAGCTGTCCCATGCCCTTCATGATGACATCGCAACACGTCTGAGCTCGGTCATTGTCCAGCTGGAAGCCGCCGGGATCAGATCCGCCAACAGTAATCCCGCCCTTGTCGCCGACCTGACAGACTCGGCACTCGCCGTGCGCACCACGTTGGCGTCGTTACGCATGTTGATCGACAATCTCAGCTCGCCCGTCGACGCGGTGGCGGACACCGGGAGAACATCACTCGTTCCCCTCCTGATGCACGGAGCGGACTCGTTGCGCAGACAGGGTTTCGACGTCAACTGTGACATCAGATCGGGAAGCACCACCGGGCTTCCCCTCATCAGTGCCTCCCTGGACAAGGTACTCGGCGAGGCACTGGCGAATGTCGCCAAACATGGGGATCCAGAGGAGCAGGTCCGGATCGTGGCGGACTGCTCACCGCGGAGGACGGAGATCACCATCGAGAACTCCTACACAGATGAGGAGGCGAGGACGGGTTCGAACAGGCTTGGGATTGAAACCATGCAGCGTCATCTCGCCGCTGATCGTGGTGATCTCCACATCAGTGACAGCGGGCGGGTGTGGACGGTGGTGATCTCCATTCCAACCACATGA
- a CDS encoding TIGR04028 family ABC transporter substrate-binding protein, translating to MVTSLAVLAGCTTAPAEEGDRNSLTYLEPGFFATLYPPSAGFYPNGAVVNNITDRLLYQDPETLELKPWIATELPEINEDATEFTFTIRTDVTYSDGTPLTAENVVKNFDLYGRGDKDRRLTTSEQITSYDYGEVIDENTVRFHFTEPAPGFAQATSSFNAGLYSDATLDLSTEEFAPGNAVNIIGSGPFVITSETLGTNLTLTRREDYNWAPPSRDHQGPAKLEEIEYVLAAEESVRTGALVSGQADIARQIEAPVEAHLIDEGLNVVWNSTSGVNNGYFFRFKHPLLQDIRVRQALIRGVDRETIMDVLFSPSYKLATSTLASNALGYKEQEGAYDYDPAEAERLLDDAGWVMGPSGYREKDGQILELTFNEAVPQPRSREVTTMVQDQLAAIGVKVNLNPGDHATQTADSLDMDKIQVRHSMVGRADYDVLKSKFYSTNRNAFLNFTTAEDGTEDIGDPKLEELLFAIASSPKEEDRAAASAAAQDYITEQAYALPLFEEPVVYGLQPYVQGFAPEVIGRPDFYETYLDFSVEDDGSGEVEGDTDTTAPDGTTDAAARKEED from the coding sequence ATGGTCACCAGCCTGGCGGTACTGGCCGGGTGCACCACCGCACCCGCCGAGGAGGGGGACCGCAACAGCCTCACCTACCTGGAGCCCGGATTCTTCGCCACCCTCTACCCACCGTCCGCCGGTTTCTACCCCAACGGTGCCGTGGTCAACAACATCACCGACCGCCTCCTCTACCAGGACCCCGAGACCCTTGAGCTCAAGCCCTGGATCGCCACCGAACTGCCGGAGATCAATGAGGACGCCACCGAGTTCACCTTCACCATCCGCACCGATGTCACCTACTCGGATGGCACACCCCTGACGGCTGAGAACGTGGTGAAGAACTTCGATCTCTACGGCAGGGGTGACAAGGACCGCCGCCTGACCACCTCGGAGCAGATCACCAGCTACGACTACGGCGAGGTGATCGACGAGAACACCGTCCGCTTCCACTTCACCGAACCGGCCCCGGGTTTCGCCCAGGCCACCAGCTCCTTCAACGCCGGCCTCTACTCCGACGCCACCCTGGACCTGAGTACCGAGGAGTTCGCACCGGGCAACGCCGTCAACATCATCGGCTCCGGCCCCTTCGTGATCACCTCGGAGACCCTCGGCACCAACCTCACCCTCACCCGCCGTGAGGATTACAACTGGGCACCACCGTCACGTGACCACCAGGGACCGGCCAAGCTCGAGGAGATCGAGTACGTCCTGGCCGCCGAGGAATCTGTGCGCACCGGTGCGCTGGTCTCCGGGCAGGCGGACATCGCCCGCCAGATCGAGGCCCCCGTGGAGGCACACCTCATCGATGAGGGCCTCAATGTGGTCTGGAACTCCACCAGCGGTGTCAACAACGGGTACTTCTTCCGTTTCAAGCACCCCCTCCTCCAGGACATCCGCGTACGCCAGGCACTGATCCGGGGCGTGGACCGCGAGACCATCATGGACGTGCTCTTCAGCCCCTCCTACAAGCTCGCCACCTCGACCCTGGCGTCCAACGCCCTGGGCTACAAGGAGCAGGAGGGCGCCTACGACTACGACCCGGCGGAGGCTGAACGTCTGCTGGACGACGCCGGTTGGGTCATGGGGCCGAGCGGCTACCGCGAAAAGGACGGCCAGATCCTCGAACTGACCTTCAACGAGGCCGTCCCGCAGCCACGCTCCCGCGAGGTGACCACCATGGTCCAGGACCAGCTGGCCGCCATCGGCGTCAAGGTCAACCTCAACCCCGGTGACCACGCCACCCAGACCGCGGATTCCCTGGACATGGACAAGATCCAGGTGCGTCACTCCATGGTCGGCCGCGCCGACTACGACGTGTTGAAGTCCAAGTTCTACTCCACCAACCGCAACGCCTTCCTCAACTTCACCACCGCTGAGGACGGCACCGAGGACATCGGTGATCCGAAACTGGAGGAGCTGCTCTTCGCCATCGCCTCCAGCCCGAAGGAGGAGGACCGTGCCGCAGCGTCCGCCGCGGCCCAGGACTACATCACCGAACAGGCCTACGCACTGCCCCTGTTCGAGGAACCCGTCGTCTACGGCCTGCAGCCCTATGTCCAGGGTTTCGCCCCGGAGGTCATCGGCCGACCGGATTTCTACGAGACCTACCTGGATTTCTCCGTCGAGGACGACGGATCCGGTGAGGTTGAGGGCGACACCGACACCACTGCCCCTGACGGAACCACTGATGCAGCAGCCCGCAAGGAGGAGGACTAG
- a CDS encoding FAD/NAD(P)-binding protein — protein MNQSPHTPPAEVAIIGVGPRGISVIERIAAQLTATDATGQPERGLILHLIEDSQMGAGNIWRTDQTRTLCMNTLAGAVTLFTEPGSTVTAPVVEGPTQYDWIRLLRGDAEDTLTDIPEPAIDLFRAHPPAPEVAEDFREEIDQTVPQSNPSRALYGAYLRWAFDVALALLPDWVQVEQHHARAVTIREDGDRDVITLSDASMVTADATVLAVGWQTPAPNAEEQALAQAVEDHPELIWIRPGNPVEQNHRDIPEGETVLVRGLGMGFFDIMALTTIDRGGVFHEDPTTRSGLRYEPTGREPHFVISSGRGYPYLPKSDYKSLPPSAKLARLKAVISALKAQNRDVASINYDTEVWPAVARDAYEAYYENLHRVNPEAITTSLQAITETIDAVDVDKLPTALRPHVTSTDHVFDLRAWEYPLAGVNGTVADVTTRIAARMAEDIRHAELAWDSPLKSALWSISASRKPSSLLGAEGRLTFESRRNRFAAVMAIGQMVGSGPPLFRTRELLALVDAGLATFAGARPQVSVQTDGGTATWQLTSPTTGDTPLRSRVLIDAWMHNPDIRVPGDPLGQALMADGRVRPFANYTSDGTEAPSGSPEVDPDTRLLIHPDGDLDPRVQLIGIPTYAQLPDTTISPMPGTDPLMLQETDKTAVDLLRRVGLA, from the coding sequence GTGAACCAGTCCCCGCACACACCCCCGGCAGAGGTCGCGATCATCGGTGTCGGCCCGCGGGGCATCTCCGTCATCGAACGCATCGCCGCCCAGCTCACCGCGACAGACGCCACCGGACAACCAGAGCGTGGCCTCATCCTCCACCTCATCGAGGACTCCCAGATGGGCGCCGGCAACATCTGGCGCACCGACCAGACCCGGACCCTGTGCATGAACACCCTCGCCGGTGCGGTCACCCTGTTCACCGAACCCGGCTCCACCGTCACCGCACCGGTCGTGGAGGGCCCCACCCAGTACGACTGGATCCGTCTGCTACGCGGTGACGCCGAGGACACCCTCACCGACATCCCCGAACCGGCCATTGACCTCTTCCGGGCCCACCCACCGGCACCGGAGGTCGCCGAGGATTTCCGGGAGGAGATCGACCAAACCGTGCCACAGTCCAACCCCTCACGCGCCCTCTACGGCGCCTACCTGCGGTGGGCCTTCGATGTTGCACTCGCCCTGCTGCCGGACTGGGTGCAGGTGGAACAGCACCACGCCCGCGCGGTGACCATCCGCGAGGACGGCGACCGGGATGTGATCACCCTGTCCGATGCCAGCATGGTCACCGCCGATGCCACCGTCCTGGCCGTCGGGTGGCAGACCCCGGCCCCCAACGCCGAGGAGCAGGCCCTGGCGCAGGCGGTCGAGGATCATCCCGAGCTCATCTGGATCCGCCCGGGGAACCCGGTGGAGCAGAACCACCGGGATATCCCCGAGGGGGAGACGGTACTCGTACGCGGACTCGGCATGGGCTTCTTCGACATCATGGCCCTGACCACGATCGACCGCGGCGGCGTCTTCCACGAGGATCCCACCACCCGTTCCGGCCTGCGCTATGAACCCACCGGCCGGGAACCCCACTTTGTCATCTCCTCCGGGCGTGGCTATCCCTACCTGCCCAAATCCGATTACAAGTCCCTGCCCCCATCCGCGAAACTCGCCCGCCTCAAGGCTGTCATCAGTGCGCTTAAAGCACAGAACCGTGACGTCGCCTCCATCAATTACGACACCGAGGTGTGGCCGGCGGTCGCCCGTGATGCCTACGAGGCCTACTACGAAAACCTCCACCGCGTGAACCCGGAGGCCATCACCACCTCCCTGCAGGCCATTACGGAGACGATCGATGCGGTGGACGTCGACAAGCTCCCCACCGCACTGCGCCCGCACGTCACCTCGACCGACCACGTCTTCGACCTGCGCGCGTGGGAGTACCCGCTGGCCGGGGTCAACGGCACCGTCGCCGATGTCACCACGCGCATCGCCGCGCGCATGGCCGAGGACATCCGACACGCGGAACTGGCGTGGGACAGCCCCTTAAAATCCGCCCTGTGGTCGATCTCCGCGTCCCGCAAACCCAGCAGCCTCCTCGGCGCGGAGGGCCGCCTCACCTTCGAATCCCGCCGCAACCGCTTCGCCGCGGTCATGGCGATCGGCCAGATGGTCGGGTCCGGCCCGCCGCTGTTCCGCACCCGCGAACTGCTCGCGCTTGTCGACGCCGGCCTGGCTACCTTCGCCGGCGCCCGCCCGCAGGTCAGCGTCCAGACGGACGGGGGGACCGCCACGTGGCAGCTCACCTCCCCCACCACCGGCGACACGCCGCTGCGCTCCCGGGTGCTTATCGACGCCTGGATGCACAACCCCGACATCCGCGTCCCCGGTGACCCACTCGGCCAGGCACTCATGGCCGACGGCCGCGTGCGTCCCTTCGCCAACTACACCTCCGACGGCACCGAGGCCCCCTCCGGTTCCCCCGAGGTGGACCCCGACACCCGCCTGCTCATCCACCCCGACGGCGACCTCGATCCACGCGTGCAGCTGATCGGCATCCCCACCTACGCCCAGCTGCCCGACACCACCATCTCCCCCATGCCCGGCACCGACCCCCTCATGCTGCAGGAAACGGATAAAACAGCGGTGGATCTCCTGCGCCGGGTGGGACTGGCGTAA
- a CDS encoding ABC transporter permease: protein MSNTEMPKKMVFPNPRSGTADGARKRRTATNPWTRPGALLSIVVLALAVLMALIPGLFTSQSPFDSQTTALLAPSGEHWFGTDSVGRDLYARVVYGARETLLGALIAVLVGLIVGTLIGLLAGSQRGWVDTLLMRFVDVLLSIPALLLSLSVIILLGYGTMNAAIAVGVTSVATFARLARSQVITVAGSDFVEAAYGSGGTQVQVLFRHILPNSLTPVLALAALQFGSAILQLSILGFLGYGAPPPTPEWGLLISDARDYMATSWWLTVLPGLVIIVVVLSANYLSRIIRKEA from the coding sequence ATGAGTAACACAGAGATGCCGAAGAAAATGGTGTTCCCCAACCCGCGCAGCGGTACCGCCGATGGTGCCCGGAAACGTCGCACTGCCACCAACCCGTGGACCCGCCCCGGCGCGCTCCTGTCCATCGTGGTCCTGGCCCTCGCTGTTCTCATGGCGCTGATTCCGGGCCTGTTCACCTCCCAGAGCCCGTTTGATTCCCAGACCACCGCGCTGCTGGCCCCCAGTGGTGAGCACTGGTTCGGTACCGACTCGGTGGGCCGTGACCTCTACGCCCGTGTGGTCTACGGTGCGCGTGAAACCCTGCTGGGTGCGCTCATCGCGGTGCTCGTCGGCCTGATCGTGGGCACCCTGATCGGCCTGCTGGCCGGTTCGCAGCGTGGCTGGGTGGATACCCTGCTCATGCGTTTCGTGGATGTCCTGCTGTCCATCCCGGCGCTGCTGCTGTCCCTGTCGGTGATCATCCTGCTGGGATACGGCACCATGAACGCCGCCATCGCGGTCGGTGTGACCTCCGTGGCCACCTTCGCTCGCCTGGCCCGCTCCCAGGTCATCACCGTTGCGGGTTCCGATTTCGTCGAGGCCGCCTACGGTTCCGGTGGCACCCAGGTGCAGGTGCTGTTCCGCCACATCCTGCCGAACTCCCTGACCCCGGTGTTGGCATTGGCCGCCCTGCAGTTCGGTTCCGCCATCCTGCAGCTGTCCATCCTCGGATTCCTCGGTTACGGTGCACCGCCACCGACCCCGGAGTGGGGTCTGCTCATCTCCGATGCCCGTGACTACATGGCCACCTCCTGGTGGCTGACGGTCCTGCCCGGTCTGGTCATCATCGTCGTCGTCCTGTCCGCCAACTACCTCAGCCGCATCATCCGAAAGGAGGCGTAA
- a CDS encoding response regulator: MTYRILIVDDDPTILRNLPVFFSMAEDLTVVGTAAGGRDALAFMEHTPCDVILSDLSMPGMSGIELLSAVRELDNPPIFIAMTGFDTDQAMLGVLAAGSAGYLAKSDPPESVIWSVREAIKGGTALSSSCTSRLVDATIRRGEPPQPRALGVELSSGERETLDLVCQGLTNAQIARQLHYSEAAVKKQVSAMLRKFQVGSRVALAVKALGMGQNRN, from the coding sequence ATGACCTACCGGATCCTCATCGTCGACGATGACCCCACCATTCTCCGGAACCTCCCGGTGTTCTTCTCCATGGCCGAGGACCTCACCGTGGTCGGCACCGCAGCAGGCGGCCGGGACGCACTGGCCTTTATGGAGCACACCCCGTGCGATGTCATCCTGTCGGATCTCAGCATGCCCGGCATGAGCGGTATCGAGTTGTTGTCAGCGGTGAGGGAACTGGACAACCCACCGATTTTCATAGCGATGACCGGCTTCGACACGGATCAGGCCATGCTCGGTGTGCTCGCTGCGGGCAGCGCCGGCTACCTCGCCAAGAGTGATCCGCCGGAGTCCGTCATCTGGTCGGTGCGGGAAGCGATCAAGGGTGGCACGGCGCTCTCATCATCCTGCACGTCCCGTCTGGTGGATGCGACCATCCGGCGCGGAGAACCTCCCCAACCCAGGGCACTCGGTGTGGAGTTGAGCAGCGGCGAGCGGGAAACCCTCGATCTGGTGTGTCAGGGACTGACCAACGCGCAGATCGCCCGGCAGCTCCACTACTCGGAGGCCGCGGTGAAAAAGCAGGTCTCCGCCATGCTCCGTAAATTCCAGGTGGGTTCCCGGGTGGCGCTGGCCGTCAAGGCGCTGGGCATGGGGCAGAACAGGAACTGA